From the bacterium genome, one window contains:
- a CDS encoding LemA family protein, giving the protein MGIMIIGFMAFVVIGLVLYFVSIYNGLIKLRRDIDKNWSNIDVLLKQRHDEITKLVKVCEGYMKYERETLEKIVGLRTDYLKAGTVEEKGKIDTAITGALKTIFAVAESYPELKSNNNFIQLQTRISEIENMIADRRELYNDSVNIYNIRIHQIPDMIVARMLNYTDRPLFEASPEEKKDVDIKFEFPK; this is encoded by the coding sequence ATGGGAATAATGATAATTGGATTTATGGCATTTGTTGTGATAGGGCTTGTGTTGTATTTTGTTAGTATCTATAATGGATTGATAAAACTCCGCAGGGATATAGACAAGAACTGGTCTAACATAGATGTCCTTCTGAAGCAAAGACATGATGAGATAACTAAACTGGTAAAGGTGTGTGAGGGGTATATGAAGTATGAGAGGGAGACATTAGAAAAGATAGTGGGATTAAGAACAGATTATCTAAAAGCAGGTACAGTGGAAGAAAAAGGGAAGATAGATACTGCAATTACAGGTGCACTCAAAACCATATTTGCTGTTGCTGAAAGTTATCCTGAACTGAAGTCAAACAACAACTTTATACAATTGCAGACCAGAATAAGTGAGATAGAAAACATGATAGCAGACAGACGGGAACTCTATAATGATAGTGTTAATATCTATAACATAAGAATCCATCAGATACCTGATATGATTGTAGCCAGGATGCTTAACTATACAGATAGGCCACTATTTGAGGCAAGTCCTGAAGAGAAAAAAGATGTGGATATAAAGTTTGAATTTCCTAAATGA
- a CDS encoding E3 ubiquitin ligase family protein, whose product MKTEVRLFGWAVVGLVAGIYFFFTGFRKLWAKRLIQNIPTSKIRSIAMGLVEVNGIALPDVLLTGPYTKMPCVFYHILVERLVRTEKSTYWVKELEVKTDIPFFVQDDTGTVMIDPSDAETDLPLRYSNMEGGRIYREWNIMEKEPIYVLGTAKRLEGIEEKIQEEVETRIRKIIENPDEKIKLDTNKDMWIDEEEWRKARERIKEQVRNDFEGVEDNLKKSSHNIPDHLQNIVIGKGELDKHFLISNKSEKELVEGYKYIVFFSIFGGTVLSLVCLRIALSYIFKFFIK is encoded by the coding sequence ATGAAGACAGAGGTACGGCTTTTCGGATGGGCAGTTGTAGGGCTGGTGGCGGGTATTTACTTTTTCTTTACCGGTTTTAGGAAGTTATGGGCAAAACGGCTCATCCAGAATATTCCCACCTCAAAAATTCGTTCCATAGCGATGGGGCTTGTTGAAGTTAATGGTATTGCACTTCCTGATGTCTTACTTACAGGTCCTTATACAAAAATGCCCTGTGTCTTTTACCATATCCTCGTGGAACGACTTGTAAGGACAGAGAAGTCAACATACTGGGTTAAGGAACTTGAGGTAAAGACAGATATACCTTTTTTTGTTCAGGATGATACAGGGACTGTGATGATAGACCCTTCTGATGCAGAAACAGACCTTCCTTTAAGATATTCAAATATGGAAGGAGGAAGGATATACAGGGAATGGAATATAATGGAAAAGGAACCCATTTATGTATTAGGCACAGCAAAACGACTTGAAGGTATAGAGGAAAAAATTCAGGAAGAGGTTGAAACGAGGATAAGAAAGATTATAGAAAACCCTGATGAAAAGATAAAATTAGACACAAACAAGGATATGTGGATAGATGAGGAAGAATGGAGGAAGGCACGGGAGAGGATAAAGGAGCAGGTAAGAAATGACTTTGAAGGGGTGGAAGATAATCTGAAGAAAAGCAGTCATAATATACCAGACCATCTTCAAAATATAGTTATAGGAAAGGGAGAACTGGATAAGCACTTTCTTATATCAAACAAGAGCGAGAAAGAACTCGTTGAGGGTTATAAATACATTGTATTTTTCAGTATCTTTGGAGGAACTGTACTTTCACTGGTATGTTTGAGAATTGCACTTTCTTATATCTTTAAGTTTTTTATAAAATGA
- the purH gene encoding bifunctional phosphoribosylaminoimidazolecarboxamide formyltransferase/IMP cyclohydrolase, whose product MIQIRRAIMSVSDKSGIVELAGFLSEKGVEILSTGGTAKTLRENGIKVMDVSDFTGFPEILDGRVKTLHPKIYGGLLAIRDNKEHQRQMKENNLVPIDLIVCNLYPFEATLKKGASHEEIIENIDIGGPTMIRAASKNYKYVCVLVKPEMYKEFMEEMKKNNGCVSEEFSFRCAREVFRHTSAYDFAISSYFSKKVEGEKILPDEMDIRLIKAQNLRYGENPHQLASWYRFSDKEFPRQQFQGKELSFNNLLDMESAYILVNQFSVPACVIVKHNNPCGVATGKDILVSYEKALETDPLSAFGGIIGFNRKVEKEVAEKITEKFYEVIIAPDYDEDALAIFKKKENLRIIKSPADITLKYDFKTLNDGFLVQTPDDKEYEKLEVVTERAPDDKEMSALKFGWTVCKFVKSNTIVIATEGQTVGIGAGQMSRYDSARVAVMKMKDNFKKEIKPLVVASDAFFPFSDSIDVLREAGISAIIQPGGALKDKEVIDTCNKYGIAMVFTGMRHFRH is encoded by the coding sequence ATGATACAGATAAGGCGGGCAATAATGAGTGTTTCTGATAAGAGTGGTATTGTGGAACTTGCAGGGTTTTTAAGTGAAAAAGGAGTGGAAATTCTATCCACAGGCGGGACAGCAAAGACATTAAGGGAAAACGGGATTAAAGTTATGGATGTCTCTGACTTTACAGGTTTCCCTGAAATCCTTGATGGAAGGGTAAAAACACTACATCCTAAAATATATGGTGGACTGCTTGCTATAAGAGACAACAAAGAACATCAGAGGCAGATGAAGGAAAACAATCTCGTCCCCATAGACCTTATTGTATGTAATCTCTACCCCTTTGAGGCGACACTGAAAAAAGGCGCATCCCATGAGGAGATTATTGAAAACATAGATATAGGTGGACCCACAATGATCCGTGCTGCTTCAAAAAATTATAAATATGTCTGTGTCCTCGTTAAACCGGAGATGTATAAGGAGTTTATGGAGGAGATGAAGAAAAACAATGGCTGTGTGAGTGAAGAGTTTTCTTTCAGGTGTGCCAGAGAGGTATTCAGACATACATCTGCCTATGACTTTGCAATCTCTTCATATTTCTCAAAGAAAGTAGAAGGGGAAAAAATTCTTCCAGATGAGATGGACATACGGCTTATAAAGGCACAGAACTTAAGATATGGAGAGAACCCGCATCAATTAGCCAGCTGGTACAGGTTTTCTGATAAAGAATTTCCACGCCAGCAGTTTCAGGGTAAGGAACTTTCTTTTAACAACCTTCTTGATATGGAGTCAGCATATATTCTCGTAAATCAGTTTTCTGTCCCTGCCTGTGTGATTGTAAAGCATAACAATCCCTGCGGTGTGGCTACTGGTAAGGATATACTGGTCTCTTACGAAAAGGCGCTTGAGACAGACCCTTTGAGTGCCTTTGGCGGGATTATCGGTTTTAATAGAAAAGTGGAAAAGGAGGTTGCAGAAAAGATAACTGAAAAATTCTATGAGGTTATTATTGCGCCTGACTATGATGAAGATGCACTTGCTATATTTAAGAAAAAAGAGAACTTACGAATAATAAAAAGTCCAGCAGATATAACATTAAAATATGACTTTAAAACCCTCAATGACGGATTTCTTGTTCAGACACCGGATGATAAGGAATATGAGAAACTTGAGGTTGTGACAGAGAGAGCACCTGATGATAAAGAGATGTCTGCTTTAAAATTTGGATGGACTGTATGTAAGTTTGTTAAGTCCAATACAATAGTAATTGCTACAGAAGGACAGACAGTGGGTATAGGTGCAGGACAGATGTCAAGGTATGACTCTGCCAGAGTTGCCGTGATGAAGATGAAGGACAACTTTAAGAAAGAGATAAAACCACTGGTAGTTGCGTCAGATGCATTCTTCCCTTTCTCTGACAGTATAGATGTTTTAAGAGAAGCAGGTATAAGTGCTATCATACAGCCAGGCGGTGCATTGAAAGATAAAGAGGTGATAGATACCTGTAATAAATATGGAATTGCTATGGTATTTACAGGTATGAGACACTTCAGGCACTGA